From a single Bacteroidota bacterium genomic region:
- a CDS encoding helix-turn-helix transcriptional regulator: protein MKKISNNLTSWDDHLDKKYGKPGTPTREKYEQEFETFKIGVLIQEARKKQHLTQEQLAEKVGTTKNYISRIENNASDIRLSTLMRIINEGLGGHLKLSVDI, encoded by the coding sequence ATGAAAAAAATAAGTAATAATTTGACTTCATGGGACGACCATCTTGATAAAAAGTATGGTAAACCAGGAACACCAACTCGTGAAAAATACGAACAGGAATTTGAAACTTTTAAAATCGGGGTACTGATTCAAGAAGCAAGAAAAAAACAACACCTGACTCAAGAACAGTTGGCCGAAAAAGTTGGAACAACTAAAAATTATATTTCACGGATTGAAAATAATGCAAGTGACATTCGACTTTCGACACTGATGAGAATAATTAATGAAGGATTAGGCGGACACTTGAAATTATCGGTAGATATATAA
- a CDS encoding type II toxin-antitoxin system ParD family antitoxin, protein MGKNTSISLGSHFEDFINSSVASGKYSSASEVVRSALRLLESEEKKLKELREALIEGENSPMIENFDADKHLADLHRKYL, encoded by the coding sequence ATGGGAAAAAACACATCCATATCATTAGGTTCGCATTTTGAGGATTTTATTAATTCATCGGTTGCTTCGGGAAAATATAGTTCTGCAAGTGAAGTGGTCCGTTCTGCATTAAGGCTCTTGGAATCAGAGGAAAAAAAGTTAAAAGAATTAAGAGAAGCATTGATTGAAGGAGAAAATAGCCCGATGATTGAAAATTTTGATGCGGATAAACATCTGGCAGACCTACACCGGAAATACTTATGA